The Mytilus galloprovincialis chromosome 7, xbMytGall1.hap1.1, whole genome shotgun sequence genome has a window encoding:
- the LOC143084264 gene encoding uncharacterized protein LOC143084264 encodes MYWGTYRANLYFGMKTRSPKSPVVGLMWFEEIPGGKNRSKPNIRHWCKPNDGLRYGWKKHDGKSFGIQEIVDDKFSLTTSFLKHSKSKGFSLKEIDFAKAGISNLLGEISYFYGSSRVKSKYSTKPLDYWPAALYTSIPSRSNFPRGFLWNVGFDNLLISLWDPKITEDIIGHWLDLLNKEGWIPREQILGEEAKARCPDKFIVQNNKNANPPTLFLTVQYLMRRGIVDKTFLEKIFPRLKVMFDWYNTSQAGLLPSTYYWRGRHYNVIHQINPLTPSSGFDDYPRASHPSSKELHLDLRCWMALASRAMSDIGKKIKKEWQIYEDTHQLLVDNDLLDKYHWSSLKSMYSDIGLHVPLKYRGHKPKLLYINSFGYASLFPIMLKIIDPESGRLTQMLSDMKKHELLWTDYGLRSLAKNSSFYQLPNTVTDPPYWRGSIWINMNYLTLSGLYYYRTTPGKNQKLATDVYNELRRNIISNVYKEYSKRGFLFEQYDDKTGAGKGAHPFSGCSALIVAIMAEEY; translated from the exons ATGTACTGGGGAACATACCGTGCTAACTTATATTTTGGTATGAAGACAAGATCTCCAAAGTCTCCAGTTGTTGGTCTCATGTGGTTTGAAGAAATCCCAGGAGGTAAAAATCGTTCAAAGCCAAATATACGACATTGGTGCAAGCCAAATGACGGTTTGAGATATGGCTGGAAAAAACACGATGGCAAAAGCTTTGGAATTCAAGAAATTGTCGATGATAAATTTTCATTGACAACATCTTTTTTAAAACACAGCA AAAGCAAAGGATTTTCATTAAAAGAAATCGATTTTGCGAAGGCGGGAATCAGCAATCTGCTGGGTGAAATAAGTTACTTTTACGGATCGTCTCGAGTCAAATCAAAGTATAGCACAAAACCTCTTGATTACTGGCCAGCTGCTCTTTATACATCAATACCTTCAAGGTCAAATTTCCCAAGAGGATTTTTATGGAATGTTGGATTTGATAATCTGCTTATTAGTTTATGGGATCCAAAAATAACAGAGGATATCATAGGTCATTGGTTAGATTTACTAAATAAAGAAGGATGGATTCCTCGGGAGCAAATTTTGGGAGAGGAAGCTAAAGCTAGATGTCCAGACAAATTCATTGTACAGAATAATAAAAACGCTAATCCACCAACATTATTTCTTACTGTACAATATCTTATGAGGAGAGGAATTGTCGATAAAACTTTTTTGGAAAAGATCTTTCCGCGGCTTAAAGTTATGTTTGATTGGTATAATACTAGCCAAGCTGGTCTGTTACCTTCAACATACTACTGGAGAGGCAGACATTATAATGTAATCCATCAAATCAATCCATTAACACCCTCGTCGGGATTTGATGACTACCCACGAGCATCACATCCAAGCTCCAAGGAACTTCATTTGGACCTTCGTTGTTGGATGGCTCTTGCATCCAGAGCAATGTCTGACATtggaaagaaaataaagaaagaatggCAAATATATGAAGACACACATCAGCTCTTGGTAGATAATGATCTCCTTGACAAGTATCATTGGTCATCTTTGAAAAGCATGTATAGTGATATAGGATTACATGTTCCTCTTAAATATAGGGGGCATAAACCAAAGTTACTGTATATTAACTCTTTTGGATATGCGAGCTTATTTCCAATTATGCTAAAAATTATTGACCCAGAGTCTGGTCGATTAACACAAATGTTATCAGATATGAAAAAACATGAATTGCTGTGGACAGATTATGGATTAAGATCTCTTGCGAaaaattcttctttttatcaactGCCAAATACAGTTACAGACCCACCTTATTGGAGAGGATCAATATGGATCAACATGAATTACTTGACTTTAAGCGGACTTTACTATTATCGCACAACCCCTGGGAAAAATCAAAAGCTGGCAACTGATGTTTATAATGAATTAAGAAGGAATATTATTTCGAATGTTTACAAAGAATATAGCAAAAGAGGTTTTTTATTTGAACAATACGATGATAAAACAGGGGCGGGAAAAGGTGCTCATCCATTCTCCGGGTGTTCAGCTCTTATTGTAGCTATAATGGCCGAAGAATATTAA